One Gadus chalcogrammus isolate NIFS_2021 chromosome 4, NIFS_Gcha_1.0, whole genome shotgun sequence DNA segment encodes these proteins:
- the LOC130380451 gene encoding E3 ubiquitin-protein ligase TRIM39-like: MRRERWGVLPLRPLCLGNMAARAKLRGMASAITSWSEENFSCSICLDVFSSPVSTPCGHNFCRTCITKYLDEQVKYKCPVCNKLFDTRPDLQVNTLLSEMVDRFGTSVRVREQPYVEPAEVPCDVCTGTQLKAVKSCLECFMSFCQTHLEPHQRVTVLKKHRLAEPMDRLEGRMCKKHDRLLELFCQTEQVCVCQFCTEKDHRSHPVVPLKEEYEVKTAQLGKIEAEVQQMIQERKIKLKEIKDTVEMSKKDADITALMRCIEKWQDYLKQMVKERLKSTVKQAEDLIKELEKEIEDLTNRSSELKQLSHTKDHLHFLQTFRSLKNPPPTRDWTTVEVRPPSYVGTMRRSLDQLEEILNMEMKKLCDDAELKRVQQYEVDVTLDPDTAHPCLILSEDGKQVHDGDEERKLPDNPKRFTKQLCVLTRQSFSSGRFYFEVQVKDKTGWGLGVARESINRNSFIIVTPETGYWTVYYEEDGLLFSDDPDVRLPLSAELQKVGVFVDYDEGLVSFYDVEARVHIYSATGCTFSEPLYPILCPSLYDYKGNNSAPLIISPVNQTD; this comes from the exons atgaggagagagaggtggggggttctacctctaagaccactctgtcttgggaacatggccgccagagcaaagctaagag gaatggcctctgcaatcacttcctggtctgaggagaacttttcatgttccatctgtctggatgtgttcagcagtccagtttccacaccatgtggacacaacttctgcagaacctgtattacaaagtacttggatgaacaagtcaagtacaaatgtCCCGTTTGCAACAAGCTTTTCGACACAAGACCTGATCTACAGGTCAATACCCTCTTATCAGAGATGGTTGATCGGTTTGGAACGTCCGTAAGAGTAAGAGAGCAGCCTTATGTTGAACCAGctgaagttccctgtgacgtttgtactgggacccagctgaaggctgtgaagtcctgcctggAGTGTTTTATGTCgttctgccaaacccacctggagcctcATCAGAGAGTCACAGTtttgaagaaacatcggctggccgagcctatggaccgtctggaaggcaggatgtgtaagaaacacgaccgacttctggagctcttctgccagactgaacaggtgtgtgtgtgtcagttctgcacagagaaAGACCAcaggtcccatcctgttgtacctctaaaggaggaatatgaagtgaagacggcccagctggggaagatagaggctgaagttcagcagatgatccaggagagaaaaataaagctCAAGGAGATCAAAGACACAGTAGAAATGAGCAAGAAAGACGCAGACATCACTGCTCTGAtgcgctgcattgaaaagtgGCAGGATTATCTCAAGCAAATGGTGAAAGAGAGACTGAAATCCACAgtgaaacaagctgaagacctcatcaaagagctggagaaggaaatagaagatctgaccaatagaagctcagagctgaagcagctctcacacactaaagaccacctccacttcctccagaccttcagatccctgaagaaccctccacccaccagggactggacgacggtggaggtccgtcctccgtcatacgtagggaccatgaggagatccctggatcagctggaggagatacttaacatggagatgaagaagctgtgtgatgatgctgaactgaagagggtccagcagtatgaagtagatgtgactctggatcctgatacagctcatccctgtctcatcctgtctgaggatgggaaacaagtacatgatggagatgaagagaggaaactcccagacaacccGAAGAGATTTACGAAGCAACTATGTGTTCtaacgaggcagagcttctcctcagggagattttactttgaggtccaggttaaagacaagactggatggggtttaggagtggccagagagtccatcaacagaaacagtttcattatagtgacccctgagacgggttacTGGACTGTTTACTACGAAGAGGATGGGTTGTTATTTAGTGATGACCCtgatgtccgtctccctctgagtgctgagctccagaaggtgggggtgtttgttgattatgatgagggtctggtctccttctatgatgtggaagccagggttcatatctactctgctactggctgcaccttcagtgagcctctctatccaatcCTCTGTCCAAGTCTCTATGATTATAAAGGTAataactctgcccccctgatcatctcacctgtcaatcaaacagactag